The Ziziphus jujuba cultivar Dongzao chromosome 12, ASM3175591v1 sequence GAATTTTAAGAAgtctaaaattttgttttttgttttttttttttttttcaacaagcaATTATTGATttgtaatcaaatatttatattttaaataaaaaaggttatGACAATCAacaaaccgaaaaaaaaaattataataatagtaagtcatacaaaatatataaatagtccATCTATGATACAGATTGTTCACATGTGAACTTATAATATTGAttatgattttttcaaaaattatcatcaatactATTATACaagaataaatattaacaactattattaaaaaatatcattaatattgCAGTTGGATCATCTGAATCATATAATTTCCctcagtgtatatatatatatatatatcttgaagTGTTAGGAAATgggttttgaatattttatttataattttgagtaCATGGACCGATGGTTGGAGCTACCGTTCTTTCCATGTCATGTGGAAACCTTTACGTCTTAGTCAGCACCATTATTGATAATTTAACCACCACAAAGATCTTGCTTGTCTTTATTTTGAAGATTGAAGTTGAACCCACGAagcaaaatgttaaaaaaattactatggGGTCTGATCGGAAGGAGGAGATTTCTTCCTTGAAAGATGCTCTTCTACTACAAGTTCTCATATATTCTtgattattttgcaattttttttttttttttaattcttcttatgatgttttaaatttcataatttcaGAGTGGAGTCGGGGGATTTTATGCAGGAGATGGTTCAGTAGACTTCAAAGGGAAAcctgttttgaaaaataaaagtggAAATTGGAAAGCTTGTTCTTTCATTCTAGGTgataaatccttttttttttttttaataataaatttagcatTAATTTGCtctgttttattaatttattctattatatattttaacgtGTATTACAGGCACTTTTTTCTGTGAACGCCTGGCCTTCTATGGGATTTCGACTAATcttgttaattatttaattgaaaaactaCACCAAGGAAATGTTTCTGCTGCCAGAAATGTTACAACTTGGCAAGGCACTTGCTATCTTACTCCCCTCATTGGAGCTATCTTAGCTGATACTTACTGGGGTAGATATTGGACCATTGCTGGTTTCACcacattttatttgactgtatgTATACCTATTAGACAAACATTGAATtgtcatattttaaaatatgtgaAGTCGTTTTCTTCCTAATGCTTGATCACACTCTATATTTCTctactcttcttcttcttcttcttcttcttcattttttttttcttttctttttcctcttatcTTCTTCActaattttttggattttttcaatatatattttcttttaattatttaaatgtttGGGTTTTCAATATGATTCAGGGACTGTGCACAATAACTCTCTCGGCATCTGTTCCTGCATTGAAGCCTGCAAAATGTATAAATTCCAAATGTCCTTCGGCTGCACCAGCACAGTATGCAGTATTCTTCTTCGGACTCTATATGATTGCACTGGGGACTGGTGGGATCAAACCATGTATTTGGCCATTTGGGGCAGATCAATTTGATGATACTGATCCTAGGGAGAGGGTTAAAAAGGGTTCCTATTTCAACTGGTTTTACTTTTCTCAAAACATTGGTGCTATTATAGCAGCTAGTTTACTGGTATGGATTCAAGACAATGTTGGCTGGGGTTTAGGCTTTGGAATTCCCACATTGCTCATTGGCTTTGCTATAGCAAGTTTGTTTTTAGGCACACCCTTTTATAGATTCCAGAAATCAGGAGGAAGCCCTCTAACAAGGATATGCCAGGTTCTGGTTGTATCATTCCGTAAGAGGAATGTGGCTATGCCAGGGGACAGTAATCTCCTCTTTGAAACACAAGATATAAGCTCTGCTATCAAAGGCAGTCGTAAACTGAAGCATAGCGATGAATTAAGGTAATGATCATCGAGTTTAGTGTCTCTTAGTTTGTTTTCTTTGACGCTTCTTTGATTCATTTAACTTTGTTCATGAAATAACCTCAAACTTGGTTATTGCAATAGGTGCCTTGATAGAGCTGCTTTGGTCTCGGATGCTGAGATTGGAACTGGGGATTCCTATGATCCATGGAGGGTTTGCACTGTAACACAAGTTGAAGAACTGAAGATTTTAATCCGAATGTTTCCAATCTGGGCAACTGGGATTGTGTTCTCTGCTGTTTATGCCCAAATGTCAACACTTTTTGTGGAACAAGGAAAGATGATGAAAAGAGCTATTGGTTCTTTCACCATTCCTGCTGCCTCTCTGTCTTTCTTCAACCACATCAGTGTTATACTCTGTGTTCCCATCTATGACAGAGTGATTGTTCCCATTGCAAGAAAATATACAGGCAAAGAAAGAGGCTTCTCGCAGTTGCAACGAATAGGAATCGGCCTTTTCATTTCGGTTATATGCATGTCAATTGCTGCTTTGGTAGAGATCAAGAGACTACAACTCGCAAAAGCTCTCGGATTAATCCATGAAGAAGTTGCTGTACCACTAAGCATACTCTGGCAAATTCCCCAGTATGTCTTGCTGGGATCAGCAGAGGTTTTCACATTCATAGGGCAGCACGAGTTCTTCTACGAGCAAGCGCCGGACGCTATGAGGAGTTTGTGCAGCGCACTGTCACTTTTGACAAACTCTTTGGGGAACTATCTCAGCTCTTTGATCTTGACAATTGTGAGCGGTATCACAACTGAAGGCGGGAAAACTGGATGGATTCCAGATAACTTGAATGAAGGACATCTTGATTATTTTTTCTGGCTTTTAGCTGGTCTTAGCTTCTTAAATATGATAGTCTACATGGTTTTTGCCAGAAGGTATAAGGAGAAGAAGACTTCTTAAAATGTTTTTTCATGGAAGGTGGTTTACATTAATACTTTCAAGTTCTGCTGCTGATAATAATATTTGGCTTTCCAGTTCAATATGGAAATGTTTCTggggttggaaaaaaaaaaaaaaatggtggcaATTAGTTGGAAAGTCTGAATAATCAGAACAAATAGCATCGTCGTTTAAGGCTCTTGGAGTGGTTCTTTTCCATCTCAATTTaaccatttaaataaaaatatcatttgcataaaaatagaacagaagggagagagagaagaagaaaatgggaCAAGAATAACTAGAACTCAGAGAGCGATGTgagataataataatgtttactCGTGCAAGTTTGGCTTAATTGTACTTTGTTACCTCATTTTCTAAGGTTTTACAGTTCAGATCCTTAAATCATTTGTTTTTCTCCTTTTCAATTTGGGCTTTGTTTAACTTTTGACTCTATATTTTAACTATAATCTCACATGACTAAAActaattgttaaattttcaaattaaaagatattaaagtaaaaaatatcaaaattttcataacctttattttttctttaaaccaaaaaaaaaaaaaaaagaaaaaagattgtaaattgaaaaatcaaaaggtcgaaattgtaataaattgaaaGATTTTTGAATCTAAATTGTTGAATAGAAAAATTGAGGAtcttaattgtaaaattttgaaagttaaaaatattaaaatgcaattaacatagtaaatttttaatttttttttagttagatATTAAATAGTTCTAAAATGTAGAAATCTTTAATAATTGGAAATCCTAAAAGAATGTTTAGTATTTATAAGGGATTTCACCCGGGTTAAGGACTTGACATATATTTTTCATGGAAATATGtaacatatttttttgtttgtacattttaaattctatttggttCCTTATAAATAAAGTTTAGGAATATTAGTCTGTTTGAAGGAAGTCGTAAATTGGAGCACAGTAACGAACTCACGTACTTTTCTTCTAATCTTggttatttcaaaatataatgattATTATGAGCTATATTAAAGAATTAGTAGTTTTCCATACATAAgcttgaaaataataaataattgaagtaGATTCATTTAGTGCCTGACTTTTAATCAATATCTAAAAGTCCTAACTCAAAGAATTTGAATGAACTTTATTTTTCTGCAGGTGCCTTGATAAAGCCGCTGTACTTTCTGAACCCGAGGTCAGTACTGGGAACTTCTCTAATCCATGGAGGCTTTGCACTGTAACTCAGGTTGAGGAATTGAAGATTCTGATCCTCAAGTTTCCAATCTGGGCTACTGGAATTGTCTTTTCTGCTGTTTATGCTCAAATGTCCACATTATTTGTCGAACAAGGGACAATGATGGACACAGCCATTGGCTCTTTCTCTATTCCTCCAGCGTCTCTCTCAACTTTTGATGTAATCAGCGTTATTTTCTTGGTCCCTGTCTATGACAGGGTAATTGTCCCGATTGCAAGGAAATTCACAGGCAAGGAACGAGGCTTCTCGGAGCTGCAACGGATGGGAATTGGGCTCTTCCTTTCAATTCTATGCATGTCAGCAGCTGCTCTGGTGGAGATCATCCGGTTGCGAATTGCCAGGGAACTTAGTTTGGTTGACCAAGAAGTAGCTGTACCACTTAGTATCTTCTGGCAAATACCACAATACTTTCTGTTGGGCGCTGCTGAGATATTTACATTTATTGGACAGCTCGAGTTCTTCAACGACCAATCTCCAGATGCCATGCGGAGTTTATGCAGCGCATTATCACTTCTTACAACTTCATTAGGTAATAATCTAAGCTCGTTCATCCTAACTGTTGTAACTTACATAACCACGAAGGGTGGGAAAACTGGATGGATACGGGATAATTTGAACGAAGGCCATCTTGATTACTTTTTCTGGCTTTTAGCCCGATTAAGCTTCCTCAATATGTTGGTATACATAGTCTTCGCAGGGAGGTACAAAGCGAAGAAGGCTTCTTAAATTTCTGCTGAAACGGAATGGAAGCTTGTTACACTTTTCCAGTGGCTGATCATGTTGTGGAAGCCATAACTTTTATTACTCTGGTTTGTGCTTTTTGTAAATAAATACTTCAATTTCCACAATCAAGTTTGGTTCTTGATTATTAAAGGAAGAAAATGTCATATTGACTGGAAGATGTTCACAATTGTAGTACTATATGCAATTTTTCTAGATTCCCTTGAAAAAATATCATCATGCtattaagcaaaaataaataatattacttttgcaTATGAGAAGGAACAGATACAATGAATAATCTGAGTGATTATTTTTGCATTTGGTTTCTCTACTAAGTATCTTTGTATACTTTCCATGTCCAACCTGTGACGGTTATCCTTTAATTCCTTATGGAAGTTCAACACTACACTGGTACCTCTGGACTCCTAGAGTTAAGCCTGGTAGCGGATGAGTAGAGCACTCAAGAAATCTCCCAATGTCGTTTAGTGGAGAAAATTATGGCGGACAA is a genomic window containing:
- the LOC107428057 gene encoding protein NRT1/ PTR FAMILY 8.3-like isoform X2, which encodes MVGATVLSMSCGNLYVLVSTIIDNLTTTKILLVFILKIEVEPTKQNVKKITMGSDRKEEISSLKDALLLQSGVGGFYAGDGSVDFKGKPVLKNKSGNWKACSFILGTFFCERLAFYGISTNLVNYLIEKLHQGNVSAARNVTTWQGTCYLTPLIGAILADTYWGRYWTIAGFTTFYLTGLCTITLSASVPALKPAKCINSKCPSAAPAQYAVFFFGLYMIALGTGGIKPCIWPFGADQFDDTDPRERVKKGSYFNWFYFSQNIGAIIAASLLVWIQDNVGWGLGFGIPTLLIGFAIASLFLGTPFYRFQKSGGSPLTRICQVLVVSFRKRNVAMPGDSNLLFETQDISSAIKGSRKLKHSDELRCLDKAAVLSEPEVSTGNFSNPWRLCTVTQVEELKILILKFPIWATGIVFSAVYAQMSTLFVEQGTMMDTAIGSFSIPPASLSTFDVISVIFLVPVYDRVIVPIARKFTGKERGFSELQRMGIGLFLSILCMSAAALVEIIRLRIARELSLVDQEVAVPLSIFWQIPQYFLLGAAEIFTFIGQLEFFNDQSPDAMRSLCSALSLLTTSLGNNLSSFILTVVTYITTKGGKTGWIRDNLNEGHLDYFFWLLARLSFLNMLVYIVFAGRYKAKKAS
- the LOC107428057 gene encoding protein NRT1/ PTR FAMILY 8.3-like isoform X1, whose product is MGSDRKEEISSLKDALLLQSGVGGFYAGDGSVDFKGKPVLKNKSGNWKACSFILGTFFCERLAFYGISTNLVNYLIEKLHQGNVSAARNVTTWQGTCYLTPLIGAILADTYWGRYWTIAGFTTFYLTGLCTITLSASVPALKPAKCINSKCPSAAPAQYAVFFFGLYMIALGTGGIKPCIWPFGADQFDDTDPRERVKKGSYFNWFYFSQNIGAIIAASLLVWIQDNVGWGLGFGIPTLLIGFAIASLFLGTPFYRFQKSGGSPLTRICQVLVVSFRKRNVAMPGDSNLLFETQDISSAIKGSRKLKHSDELRCLDRAALVSDAEIGTGDSYDPWRVCTVTQVEELKILIRMFPIWATGIVFSAVYAQMSTLFVEQGKMMKRAIGSFTIPAASLSFFNHISVILCVPIYDRVIVPIARKYTGKERGFSQLQRIGIGLFISVICMSIAALVEIKRLQLAKALGLIHEEVAVPLSILWQIPQYVLLGSAEVFTFIGQHEFFYEQAPDAMRSLCSALSLLTNSLGNYLSSLILTIVSGITTEGGKTGWIPDNLNEGHLDYFFWLLAGLSFLNMIVYMVFARRYKEKKTS